The Cotesia glomerata isolate CgM1 linkage group LG7, MPM_Cglom_v2.3, whole genome shotgun sequence genome segment catgtgggtactcaaataaaaggtcttgatgagtatatcatcggaatgaccttatatcttcaaaaatttaaatacttaagaaagtacagtgcaatttaacaaaagtcattgttaaatttttaggtAAAACATTGTCGGAGTCATATCGAGCTGCTCATATGTCGCTTCACGCTGGAGATACTGTAACTTGCGCTGTCTGCAATCGGAAATTCGATTCGGCAGATAGTCTGGCTATGCATGCAGCAGTCCACCCTGAGCTGGGTGTCCAGGTGCCAGCGAACCAGTCAGAAGTTCCCGAGCAACAGTCGCCTCTTGGAGTAGCTGCGACGGAAGACGATCAGGATCAGACTAAGCCTTATAAATGTCAGCACTGTGGAAGAAGATTCACTAGGCCGCACGAGAAAGTAAAGCATGAGCGGATACATACTGGGGAAAAGCCGCATGTCTGCGAGGTATGTTTTGAGAATATAcctgatttaaattttttatattaataaaaatagttaggGTAAATAGACCAGTAGTTGATCGATTTGATACTAAAGTAATATTGTGGgagtatattaaaaattctattttttttttctaagtatGCTGAGCCACAGTGTGTCAggatgtttattaattttctattttattaatttcttaaattttatgttattaattttaaaaattttctattttattaattttaattttctattttataattttttaaaaattttctattttataattttttttcattttctatttcataatttttttttaattttctctttaatctattttttcagtttcctattttagtaatttctcaaattttatgttattaattgtaaaaattttttttgttaattttcaaaattttctattttcttaattttaattttctatttttttatttttcttaattttctatttcgtcaattttttaaattttctcttttatttattttttaaatttcctattttattaatttctcaaattttatgttattaattttctattttattaattttaaaaattatattcatttaaaaaattatcctattttattaatttcttatatttcatgttattaattttaaaaattttttattttatcaattttaaaaattttctattttattaattttaaaattttttttttgtcaattttaaaaattttctattttataatcttttaaaattttatattttttccaattttcaaaattttattcattttataaattatcctgttttattaatttcttaaatttcatgttattaattttaaaaattttttgttctatcaattttaaaaattttctattttataatttcttaaaattttctatttttaaaaattttttaaatttttcattttgttaattaaaaaaattttctattttattaattttaaaaattttttgttttgtcgcttttaaaaatgatctattttataattttaaaaaattttctaattttaaaaattttattaattttttattttgttaattttttaaattttctattttataatttttaaaaattttatattttattaattaaaaaaattttattaatttccaaaattaactatttaataaattaaaacctTTTCAGGTGTGTGGAAAAAAATTCCGAGTATCATACTGTTTAACTCTGCACATGCGAACCCACACCGGAGTCCGTCCTTACGAGTGCCAGCACTGTCATAAGCGTTTCAAAGCTTCCTCGGTGTACAATCACCACCTGCTGACCCACGGCGAGGAGCGGGCGTACACTTGCCCTCACTGTCCCAAGAACTTCAAAACTCGCGTCCAATTAGCGGGTCACAAAAATAGTCACACGAAGCCTTTTCATTGCACGGAATGCACGCGACCTTTCGCTTCTCTTTACGCAGCCAGAGCTCACATTGCAACTCACAAAAAGGAGAATAATCTAAAATTCACCTGCCACCTCTGCGGAGCTTCTTACGGGCGGGCTTTTGCTCTTAAAGATCATCTTAAAACCCACAAGGAAGAGACCGATGAAGCTTTACCACCTGAGCCAGCTCacgaagaagaaataaatcaaGATTTTCTACTCGAAGAAGATGAAAtgattgaagaaattttagatagttaataattgtttttttgtttagttgttcatccatttaaaaaataatttttcttataattattgatatttatgtCTATAAATCTGTTGTTCAAATTAACTTTCAAATTTGAggatttaaaagtttataagtttatttaatatactaatttaattaattatttgaatgaatgTGTGGATTTAcagtaaatgaatttttataataaatttcgatatttattaaagttaataatttgtaattttacttaataaatatttgattaattttatttaattattattgcaattattttttttttttttttgccaagaATTAACACTTGGTTCCATAACTCAGAACTTAGTTAGATTGTTCAGAACTTAGGTTCCATAACTCAGAACTTGGTTCCAAAGCCCAGAACTTAGCTTTAGTTCTCAGAACTTGGTTTAAGTGCTTGGAACTTAGTTAACTGTTTCAGAACCTAGTTTTGTTGTTTAGAACTTAGGTTCCACAACTCAGAACTTGGTTccaaagttcaaaaattattttaattatttagaactTGGTTCCGAAACTCAGATCTTAGTGTAATGGTTTAGAACTTGGTTCCGAGGCTCAGATCTTAGTTAAATGGCTTAAAACTTGGTTCCATAGTTCAGAACTTGGTTCCATAACTCAGAACTTAGTTAGATTGTTTAGATTTTGGGTTCCATAACTCAAAACTTGGTtccaaagttaaaaattattttcatcatttaGAACTTGGTTCCGAAGCTCAGATCTTACTTTAAGAGATTGAACTTGGTTCCAAGGCTCAGATCTTAGTTTAATGGCTTAAAACTTGGTTCCAAAGCTTATATCTTAGTTAAATAGCTTAAATTTGTTTCCAAAGCTCAGATATTAGTTCCATAACTCAGAACTTAGCTTTAGTTCTCAGAACTTTGTTCAAATGCTTGGAACTTGGTTTACTCATCCAGAACCTAGTTTTGTTGTTTAATACTGTGGTTCCATAGTTCAGAACTTGGTTCCATAACTCAGAActtggtgataaaaaattggttATTTAAACCAAGTTCTGAGAACTAAAGCTAAGTTCTGGGCTTTGAAACTAAGATATGAGCTTTAGAATCAAGTTTTAAGCCATTAAACTAAAATCTGAGCCTTGGAACCAAGTTCTAAACTATGAAACTAAGATCTGAGCTTCAGAACCAAGttctaaataatgaaaataatttttgaactatGGAACCAAGTTCTGAGTTATGGAACCTAAGTTTTAAACAACAAAACTAGGTTCTAAAACAGTAAACCAAGTTCCAAGCACTTAAACCAAGTTCTGTGAACTAAAGCTAAGTTCTGGGCTCTGGAACCAAGTTTTGAGTTATGGAACCGAAGTTCTGAAAAACATGACTAAGTTTTGAGTTATTGAACTCAAGTTCTGAATTAAATTCTGatctcttgaattaagttcTGAGAACTTAAACCCAGATCTGAGTGTTCCAACTAAGTTCTGAagatttaaatcaaattttaaccTATGAAATCACTGAAatcttaaacaaaaatatgggTTATTATATCTAATGATttcattcaataaaaaatttattattgcaaaattataaattttatttaatacttttatctACATCATTATGGTACCAGTGCATTGCacaagcttaaaaatacatttaaaataattagtaatttataatatacattttaacAACGACCACTACCTAGTTCTTTGAATTAGCAAATGCAAGtaattcaagaaattcatAAACATCAGTTATATAAAGCGTTAGTAACTTGGGACTAggcttcaaattttttattaattttttcacgtCTTCCctgcaaaacaaaaaaatcaataattaatagtatataaatacaattataattagaaTTGATACGCAAATTAAATACTTACTTTACTGTTCCTAAAATTGgaacaattttaatatcttcaGGAGTTACGGAAGGATATCTTGCAATATTGATTATAAGTTTGATAATAGTCTCCATTTTTTTAGTGCGCACTGTGACAGTAactctataataaaataaaaattagtttttgataaaaaatatttccaaaaattaaagaatgtcttttaaaaaaaaaacttacatgTCTCCATCAAGTTCCATCAAATTAACCCGCCAAAGTTTCACCATCTcatcataaaaatcataaacaaaaTGAACTTTCTCCGTGACATCTGCAATAAGCTTAGGAACATCCGCATAAGTCAAATAATAATCCGCCATTTTGTCGCAATCAATCGCTCTGACAATCAACCTATCCGTCATCCTAAGCATCTCCGAATCTGCATCATTAACTCTTGGAACCACACAAATCTTTGAGATTCTCTCCTCCGTTCTAACCTCTATTTTCACAGCAAGCATCAGCGCCGTCTTGCGGAACTCTATGCAAATAACCTCCGGATGAATGGTGTGAATTTTCCACAAACACGACCTGCTCTTCGCGTATTCTTCTAATCCCTCCTTAAGAATATCAAACCTAGTTTTGGACTCACTTTGCTTTTTAGTTCCAATTTCCAGAGTTTTTACCTTCAACCTTCTAAATTCATCCAGCCGACTGGCTTTTAATTTTCTGTTCACCATTTCATCtctaaaaataagtttcttcAGCCGAAGACTAATTTCGCTTTTTTCAACATTTCCTATTTCTGGTAAGTGAACtttttcaattacattttCTTCACTGCATTCATGATATTCTTCCATCATTAACTCTTGGcgttcatttttattcaagttttgcttataaataaatttctttctaTTAATTTGTTCTTCTTCATCGTCTAGAATACTTCGCTTCAGTGAAGTTCCACTCAGATCTCCAGTAAAAATACTTCTAATATCactttcttttaatttagaattaatGTATTCAATTgcattataattttcttgttgTTCCATACCTTGTTCCAGATATTGTTCTAGATCTTGTTGTTCCATACCTTGTTCTAGATCTTGTTGTTCCATATCTTGTTCTAGATCTGGTTGTTCCATACCTTGCTCTTGATCTCGCTGTTCCATACCTTGTTCCAGATATCGTTGTTCCCAATCTTGTTCTAGATCTTGCTGTTCTCGATCTTGTTCCAGAACTTGTGAAAAATCTTGTTCTCGATATTGTTCCAGAACTTGTGCAAGATCTTGTTGTTCCAAATTTTGTTCAAGATCTCGTTGTTTAATACCTTGTTCTAGATCTTGTTGTTCCCGATCTGGCTCCAGAACTTGTGAAAGATCTTGTTGTTCTCGATCTTGTTCCAGAACTTGTGCAAAATCTTGTTGTTCCCAATCTTGTTCCAGATCTTGCTGTTCTTGATCTTGTTCCAGATCTTGCTGTTCTTGATCTTGTTCCAGGTCTTGTTCAAGACCTTTATGTTCCAGATCTTGTTCAAGACCTTTATGTTCCAGATCTTGTTCAAGACCTTTATGTTCCAGATCTTGTTCAAGATCTTTATGTTTCAGATCTTGTTGTTCCAGATCTTGATGTTCTAGATCTAAAACAGAATCTCTTATAACATGACCATCCAGATCCAGATCACTAGTATACATAAAAGATGGCGTTTGTTCCAGGAACACAGAAGTAGTCCCAATATCATTCCCTTGCATATTATCATCAAATTCCACAAAAGTTTCTTTAGTATTCAATACAGAAATTTCTTCCAAATTGTCATGACGTTCTACAACTCCTCCAGAACCAAAACTAGCAGCCACATCACAATCTTCTGTAAGATCTGAAACAGTAATTTCAGATCGATTTGTAAGAGATGGAATTGCTACAGTCATCTCCATGGACTCTTCCAGAGAATCATACTTAGGAAGCTCAGGAACATCAGGCATATTTTCTAAACCCTGGTGCAAGATCCGGTGCAGCATGTCCATGGAAGCTTTCCTGTCAACTGGGCAGTCTCGAGGGTTCTTGGGGTTTGGACTAGATATCACCGACCTTGGAGTTCTAGGATCTGCGATGCACTTGTAACTGCGTTTCAAAGAGGGATTTATAGAGACTGTGTTCTCCATGAAGTAGTTGTGGTGTATGTTCTGATCTTGGTCTCGAGGATTAATTGTCTGGGTGATTTCCGCGTCAGATCGTTTTAGAGATTCATGATGAAATTTAAGATCGTCTTCATTGATTGGTCTCAAATTTGGAGCTATAACTTCAGTTAGTTCCATAGATTTATTGTGAAAACCTTCTGTTTTATCTCCAGGAACTTTAGGTAGTAAGTTCGTTCTTGAACAGATCGCTTCAGTTTGTTCCATAGATTggttatgaaaaaattccgTTTTATCGTCAGGAACTTTGTATGGCAACTTTGTTCTAGGACAGATCGCTTCGGTCAGTTCCATAGATTTGTTCTGAAAAACTTCCGTTCTATCTTCTAGAACTTTGTGCAGTAAGTTCGTTCTAGGAACAGCTTCAGTAAGTTCCATAGATTTATCATGAAAAACTTGTGTTCTATCGGCTGATTTGAAATTCAGTAAGCTTGTTCTAGGAACTGCTTCAGTTCGTTCCATAGATTGGTTCTGAAAATATTCCGTCGTATCTTCAGGAACTTTGTATGGTAACTTTGTTCTAGGACAGATCGCTTCAGTCAGTTCCATAGATTTGTTCTGAAAAAATTCCGTTCTATCTTCTAGAACTTTGTGCAGTAAGTTCGTTCTAGGAACAGCTTCAGTAAGTTCCATAGATTTATCATGAAAAACTTGTGTTCTATCGGGTGATTTGAAATTCAGTAAGTTTGTTCTAGGAAAAGCTTCGGTAAGTTCCATAGACTTGTTGTGAAAAACCTGAGTCCTGTCATTACTAAAATGCGCTTTTAAGTTTGGCACCGCTTCAGTAAGTTTCATAGATCTGTTATTAAAAACTTCTGTTCCATCAATTGCCGATCTTATAGTCAGTAAGTTTGTTCTAGGAATAGATTCAGTAAGTTCCATAGATTTATCATGAAAAACCTGTGTTCTATCACCAGCCGATCTGAAATTTGGTAAATTTGTTCTAGGAACAGCTTCAGTGATTTCCATAGATTTATCGTGAAAAACTTGTGTTTTATCAACAGTCGATCTGAAATTTGTTCTAGGAACAGCTTCAGTAAGTTCCATAGATCTGTTATTAAAAACTTCTGTTCCGATGGTCAGTAAGTTTGTTCTAGGAACAGCTTCAGTGAGTTCCATagatttatcataaaaaacttGTGTTCTATCACCAGCTGACCTTAAATTCGGTAAGTTCGTTCTAGGAACAGCTTCAGATCTGTTATTAAAAACTTCTGTTCCATCAACTGCCGATCTGATAGCCAGTAAGTTCGTTCTAGGAACAGCTTCAGTAAGTTCCATAGATTTATCAAGAAAAACTTGTGTTTTATCTACAGCCGATCTGAAATTTGTTCTAGGAACAGCTTCAGTGAGTTCCATAAATCTGTTATTAAAAACTTCTGTTCCGATGGTCAGTAAGTTTGTTCTAGGAACAGCTTCAGTAAGTTCCATAGATTTATCATGAAAAACTTGTGTTCTATCACCAGCCGATCTTAAATTCGGTAAGTTCGTTCTAGGAACAGCTTCAGTGAGTTCCATAGATCCGTCATGAAAAACGGTTCTTTCAGCAGAACGCAACAATGAAGGAACTGCTTCAGTAATTTCCATGGATTTATCAAACATCAAAGGTGCTTCATTA includes the following:
- the LOC123268822 gene encoding uncharacterized protein LOC123268822 isoform X3; translation: MLPATSKSSRRSSILKLPKKSNSQNAESNSSEENSPTKQLKRRVSFAEKKSVKEFADSIEQGTVWDSTYEESDSSQIRMSHSEYTKSLVIQTSTNITYQSSQIQEDTRLSLMVRPEIEFKFPTESCAPRISHVDPEMLANKENMPEILGLETVESSFVEVEDVPVQASGFAVYCDEENFNETNTEDVPMECTIVADALVHVSADAEERDKTQIFGNESIEFTEVVPSKAIRSNLGNEAPLMFDKSMEITEAVPSLLRSAERTVFHDGSMELTEAVPRTNLPNLRSAGDRTQVFHDKSMELTEAVPRTNLLTIGTEVFNNRFMELTEAVPRTNFRSAVDKTQVFLDKSMELTEAVPRTNLLAIRSAVDGTEVFNNRSEAVPRTNLPNLRSAGDRTQVFYDKSMELTEAVPRTNLLTIGTEVFNNRSMELTEAVPRTNFRSTVDKTQVFHDKSMEITEAVPRTNLPNFRSAGDRTQVFHDKSMELTESIPRTNLLTIRSAIDGTEVFNNRSMKLTEAVPNLKAHFSNDRTQVFHNKSMELTEAFPRTNLLNFKSPDRTQVFHDKSMELTEAVPRTNLLHKVLEDRTEFFQNKSMELTEAICPRTKLPYKVPEDTTEYFQNQSMERTEAVPRTSLLNFKSADRTQVFHDKSMELTEAVPRTNLLHKVLEDRTEVFQNKSMELTEAICPRTKLPYKVPDDKTEFFHNQSMEQTEAICSRTNLLPKVPGDKTEGFHNKSMELTEVIAPNLRPINEDDLKFHHESLKRSDAEITQTINPRDQDQNIHHNYFMENTVSINPSLKRSYKCIADPRTPRSVISSPNPKNPRDCPVDRKASMDMLHRILHQGLENMPDVPELPKYDSLEESMEMTVAIPSLTNRSEITVSDLTEDCDVAASFGSGGVVERHDNLEEISVLNTKETFVEFDDNMQGNDIGTTSVFLEQTPSFMYTSDLDLDGHVIRDSVLDLEHQDLEQQDLKHKDLEQDREQQDLEQGIKQRDLEQNLEQQVLEQDREQQDLEQDWEQRYLEQGMEQRDQEQGMEQPDLEQDMEQQDLEQGMEQQDLEQYLEQGMEQQENYNAIEYINSKLKESDIRSIFTGDLSGTSLKRSILDDEEEQINRKKFIYKQNLNKNERQELMMEEYHECSEENVIEKVHLPEIGNVEKSEISLRLKKLIFRDEMVNRKLKASRLDEFRRLKVKTLEIGTKKQSESKTRFDILKEGLEEYAKSRSCLWKIHTIHPEVICIEFRKTALMLAVKIEVRTEERISKICVVPRVNDADSEMLRMTDRLIVRAIDCDKMADYYLTYADVPKLIADVTEKVHFVYDFYDEMVKLWRVNLMELDGDIVTVTVRTKKMETIIKLIINIARYPSVTPEDIKIVPILGTVKEDVKKLIKNLKPSPKLLTLYITDVYEFLELLAFANSKN
- the LOC123268822 gene encoding uncharacterized protein LOC123268822 isoform X9, whose translation is MLPATSKSSRRSSILKLPKKSNSQNAESNSSEENSPTKQLKRRVSFAEKKSVKEFADSIEQGTVWDSTYEESDSSQIRMSHSEYTKSLVIQTSTNITYQSSQIQEDTRLSLMVRPEIEFKFPTESCAPRISHVDPEMLANKENMPEILGLETVESSFVEVEDVPVQASGFAVYCDEENFNETNTEDVPMECTIVADALVHVSADAEERDKTQIFGNESIEFTEVVPSKAIRSNLGNEAPLMFDKSMEITEAVPSLLRSAERTVFHDGSMELTEAVPRTNLPNLRSAGDRTQVFHDKSMELTEAVPRTNLLTIGTEVFNNRFMELTEAVPRTNFRSAVDKTQVFLDKSMELTEAVPRTNLLAIRSAVDGTEVFNNRSEAVPRTNLPNLRSAGDRTQVFYDKSMELTEAVPRTNLLTIGTEVFNNRSMELTEAVPRTNFRSTVDRTEVFNNRSMKLTEAVPNLKAHFSNDRTQVFHNKSMELTEAFPRTNLLNFKSPDRTQVFHDKSMELTEAVPRTNLLHKVLEDRTEFFQNKSMELTEAICPRTKLPYKVPEDTTEYFQNQSMERTEAVPRTSLLNFKSADRTQVFHDKSMELTEAVPRTNLLHKVLEDRTEVFQNKSMELTEAICPRTKLPYKVPDDKTEFFHNQSMEQTEAICSRTNLLPKVPGDKTEGFHNKSMELTEVIAPNLRPINEDDLKFHHESLKRSDAEITQTINPRDQDQNIHHNYFMENTVSINPSLKRSYKCIADPRTPRSVISSPNPKNPRDCPVDRKASMDMLHRILHQGLENMPDVPELPKYDSLEESMEMTVAIPSLTNRSEITVSDLTEDCDVAASFGSGGVVERHDNLEEISVLNTKETFVEFDDNMQGNDIGTTSVFLEQTPSFMYTSDLDLDGHVIRDSVLDLEHQDLEQQDLKHKDLEQDREQQDLEQGIKQRDLEQNLEQQDLAQVLEQYREQDFSQVLEQDREQQDLEQDWEQRYLEQGMEQRDQEQGMEQPDLEQDMEQQDLEQGMEQQDLEQYLEQGMEQQENYNAIEYINSKLKESDIRSIFTGDLSGTSLKRSILDDEEEQINRKKFIYKQNLNKNERQELMMEEYHECSEENVIEKVHLPEIGNVEKSEISLRLKKLIFRDEMVNRKLKASRLDEFRRLKVKTLEIGTKKQSESKTRFDILKEGLEEYAKSRSCLWKIHTIHPEVICIEFRKTALMLAVKIEVRTEERISKICVVPRVNDADSEMLRMTDRLIVRAIDCDKMADYYLTYADVPKLIADVTEKVHFVYDFYDEMVKLWRVNLMELDGDIVTVTVRTKKMETIIKLIINIARYPSVTPEDIKIVPILGTVKEDVKKLIKNLKPSPKLLTLYITDVYEFLELLAFANSKN
- the LOC123268822 gene encoding uncharacterized protein LOC123268822 isoform X5, whose translation is MLPATSKSSRRSSILKLPKKSNSQNAESNSSEENSPTKQLKRRVSFAEKKSVKEFADSIEQGTVWDSTYEESDSSQIRMSHSEYTKSLVIQTSTNITYQSSQIQEDTRLSLMVRPEIEFKFPTESCAPRISHVDPEMLANKENMPEILGLETVESSFVEVEDVPVQASGFAVYCDEENFNETNTEDVPMECTIVADALVHVSADAEERDKTQIFGNESIEFTEVVPSKAIRSNLGNEAPLMFDKSMEITEAVPSLLRSAERTVFHDGSMELTEAVPRTNLPNLRSAGDRTQVFHDKSMELTEAVPRTNLLTIGTEVFNNRFMELTEAVPRTNFRSAVDKTQVFLDKSMELTEAVPRTNLLAIRSAVDGTEVFNNRSEAVPRTNLPNLRSAGDRTQVFYDKSMELTEAVPRTNLLTIGTEVFNNRSMELTEAVPRTNFRSTVDKTQVFHDKSMEITEAVPRTNLPNFRSAVDGTEVFNNRSMKLTEAVPNLKAHFSNDRTQVFHNKSMELTEAFPRTNLLNFKSPDRTQVFHDKSMELTEAVPRTNLLHKVLEDRTEFFQNKSMELTEAICPRTKLPYKVPEDTTEYFQNQSMERTEAVPRTSLLNFKSADRTQVFHDKSMELTEAVPRTNLLHKVLEDRTEVFQNKSMELTEAICPRTKLPYKVPDDKTEFFHNQSMEQTEAICSRTNLLPKVPGDKTEGFHNKSMELTEVIAPNLRPINEDDLKFHHESLKRSDAEITQTINPRDQDQNIHHNYFMENTVSINPSLKRSYKCIADPRTPRSVISSPNPKNPRDCPVDRKASMDMLHRILHQGLENMPDVPELPKYDSLEESMEMTVAIPSLTNRSEITVSDLTEDCDVAASFGSGGVVERHDNLEEISVLNTKETFVEFDDNMQGNDIGTTSVFLEQTPSFMYTSDLDLDGHVIRDSVLDLEHQDLEQQDLKHKDLEQDREQQDLEQGIKQRDLEQNLEQQDLAQVLEQYREQDFSQVLEQDREQQDLEQDWEQRYLEQGMEQRDQEQGMEQPDLEQDMEQQDLEQGMEQQDLEQYLEQGMEQQENYNAIEYINSKLKESDIRSIFTGDLSGTSLKRSILDDEEEQINRKKFIYKQNLNKNERQELMMEEYHECSEENVIEKVHLPEIGNVEKSEISLRLKKLIFRDEMVNRKLKASRLDEFRRLKVKTLEIGTKKQSESKTRFDILKEGLEEYAKSRSCLWKIHTIHPEVICIEFRKTALMLAVKIEVRTEERISKICVVPRVNDADSEMLRMTDRLIVRAIDCDKMADYYLTYADVPKLIADVTEKVHFVYDFYDEMVKLWRVNLMELDGDIVTVTVRTKKMETIIKLIINIARYPSVTPEDIKIVPILGTVKEDVKKLIKNLKPSPKLLTLYITDVYEFLELLAFANSKN
- the LOC123268822 gene encoding uncharacterized protein LOC123268822 isoform X12 codes for the protein MLPATSKSSRRSSILKLPKKSNSQNAESNSSEENSPTKQLKRRVSFAEKKSVKEFADSIEQGTVWDSTYEESDSSQIRMSHSEYTKSLVIQTSTNITYQSSQIQEDTRLSLMVRPEIEFKFPTESCAPRISHVDPEMLANKENMPEILGLETVESSFVEVEDVPVQASGFAVYCDEENFNETNTEDVPMECTIVADALVHVSADAEERDKTQIFGNESIEFTEVVPSKAIRSNLGNEAPLMFDKSMEITEAVPSLLRSAERTVFHDGSMELTEAVPRTNLPNLRSAGDRTQVFHDKSMELTEAVPRTNLLTIGTEVFNNRFMELTEAVPRTNFRSAVDKTQVFLDKSMELTEAVPRTNLLAIRSAVDGTEVFNNRSEAVPRTNLPNLRSAGDRTQVFYDKSMELTEAVPRTNLLTIGTEVFNNRSMELTEAVPRTNFRSTVDKTQVFHDKSMEITEAVPRTNLPNFRSAGDRTQVFHDKSMELTESIPRTNLLTIRSAIDGTEVFNNRSMKLTEAVPNLKAHFSNDRTQVFQNQSMERTEAVPRTSLLNFKSADRTQVFHDKSMELTEAVPRTNLLHKVLEDRTEVFQNKSMELTEAICPRTKLPYKVPDDKTEFFHNQSMEQTEAICSRTNLLPKVPGDKTEGFHNKSMELTEVIAPNLRPINEDDLKFHHESLKRSDAEITQTINPRDQDQNIHHNYFMENTVSINPSLKRSYKCIADPRTPRSVISSPNPKNPRDCPVDRKASMDMLHRILHQGLENMPDVPELPKYDSLEESMEMTVAIPSLTNRSEITVSDLTEDCDVAASFGSGGVVERHDNLEEISVLNTKETFVEFDDNMQGNDIGTTSVFLEQTPSFMYTSDLDLDGHVIRDSVLDLEHQDLEQQDLKHKDLEQDREQQDLEQGIKQRDLEQNLEQQDLAQVLEQYREQDFSQVLEQDREQQDLEQDWEQRYLEQGMEQRDQEQGMEQPDLEQDMEQQDLEQGMEQQDLEQYLEQGMEQQENYNAIEYINSKLKESDIRSIFTGDLSGTSLKRSILDDEEEQINRKKFIYKQNLNKNERQELMMEEYHECSEENVIEKVHLPEIGNVEKSEISLRLKKLIFRDEMVNRKLKASRLDEFRRLKVKTLEIGTKKQSESKTRFDILKEGLEEYAKSRSCLWKIHTIHPEVICIEFRKTALMLAVKIEVRTEERISKICVVPRVNDADSEMLRMTDRLIVRAIDCDKMADYYLTYADVPKLIADVTEKVHFVYDFYDEMVKLWRVNLMELDGDIVTVTVRTKKMETIIKLIINIARYPSVTPEDIKIVPILGTVKEDVKKLIKNLKPSPKLLTLYITDVYEFLELLAFANSKN
- the LOC123268822 gene encoding uncharacterized protein LOC123268822 isoform X1, with the protein product MLPATSKSSRRSSILKLPKKSNSQNAESNSSEENSPTKQLKRRVSFAEKKSVKEFADSIEQGTVWDSTYEESDSSQIRMSHSEYTKSLVIQTSTNITYQSSQIQEDTRLSLMVRPEIEFKFPTESCAPRISHVDPEMLANKENMPEILGLETVESSFVEVEDVPVQASGFAVYCDEENFNETNTEDVPMECTIVADALVHVSADAEERDKTQIFGNESIEFTEVVPSKAIRSNLGNEAPLMFDKSMEITEAVPSLLRSAERTVFHDGSMELTEAVPRTNLPNLRSAGDRTQVFHDKSMELTEAVPRTNLLTIGTEVFNNRFMELTEAVPRTNFRSAVDKTQVFLDKSMELTEAVPRTNLLAIRSAVDGTEVFNNRSEAVPRTNLPNLRSAGDRTQVFYDKSMELTEAVPRTNLLTIGTEVFNNRSMELTEAVPRTNFRSTVDKTQVFHDKSMEITEAVPRTNLPNFRSAGDRTQVFHDKSMELTESIPRTNLLTIRSAIDGTEVFNNRSMKLTEAVPNLKAHFSNDRTQVFHNKSMELTEAFPRTNLLNFKSPDRTQVFHDKSMELTEAVPRTNLLHKVLEDRTEFFQNKSMELTEAICPRTKLPYKVPEDTTEYFQNQSMERTEAVPRTSLLNFKSADRTQVFHDKSMELTEAVPRTNLLHKVLEDRTEVFQNKSMELTEAICPRTKLPYKVPDDKTEFFHNQSMEQTEAICSRTNLLPKVPGDKTEGFHNKSMELTEVIAPNLRPINEDDLKFHHESLKRSDAEITQTINPRDQDQNIHHNYFMENTVSINPSLKRSYKCIADPRTPRSVISSPNPKNPRDCPVDRKASMDMLHRILHQGLENMPDVPELPKYDSLEESMEMTVAIPSLTNRSEITVSDLTEDCDVAASFGSGGVVERHDNLEEISVLNTKETFVEFDDNMQGNDIGTTSVFLEQTPSFMYTSDLDLDGHVIRDSVLDLEHQDLEQQDLKHKDLEQDREQQDLEQGIKQRDLEQNLEQQDLAQVLEQYREQDFSQVLEQDREQQDLEQDWEQRYLEQGMEQRDQEQGMEQPDLEQDMEQQDLEQGMEQQDLEQYLEQGMEQQENYNAIEYINSKLKESDIRSIFTGDLSGTSLKRSILDDEEEQINRKKFIYKQNLNKNERQELMMEEYHECSEENVIEKVHLPEIGNVEKSEISLRLKKLIFRDEMVNRKLKASRLDEFRRLKVKTLEIGTKKQSESKTRFDILKEGLEEYAKSRSCLWKIHTIHPEVICIEFRKTALMLAVKIEVRTEERISKICVVPRVNDADSEMLRMTDRLIVRAIDCDKMADYYLTYADVPKLIADVTEKVHFVYDFYDEMVKLWRVNLMELDGDIVTVTVRTKKMETIIKLIINIARYPSVTPEDIKIVPILGTVKEDVKKLIKNLKPSPKLLTLYITDVYEFLELLAFANSKN